From one Tetragenococcus osmophilus genomic stretch:
- a CDS encoding ABC transporter ATP-binding protein, whose protein sequence is MRNNTTLVPLLRILSYIWRDYKLNLMFVILFVLLSTGANTIGSLFIQSVVDDYITPLLTQMNPNYTGLLKIILVMGFIYLIGVISALLFNRIMVTVSQGTQMNIRNDMFAKMQTLPVRFFDENASGDIMSHYTNDIDTLRQMISQSIPQVFQAATQMLGVLIAMLTLNIPLTFVVLFTVILIFLVVKKIAGLSSRYFVYQQRSLGEVDGYIEEMTFGQKVVKVFTHEEESKEGFVQRNEQLFRDTSKANQLANILLPIMINLGNLQYVLIALVGGILSIEGYITLSIGTLIAFLQLSRSFSGPLNQISQQVNFIVMALAGAARIFELIDTQPEEDTGEVTLVNVYQQDNQLKESSSRTGNWAWKQPLSDGRNLYTKVKGKIDFEDVSFGYKGDQIILQDISLHAQPGQKIALVGATGAGKTTITNLLNRFYDINQGEIFYDGIDIKKIKKADLRRSLGMVLQDTNLFSGSIRENIRYGNLEATDKEVIEAAKLANADHFIEDLMDGYDTVISGQESNLSQGQQQLLSIARAALANNPVLVLDEATSSIDTLTEKLVQNGMDSLMQGRTVFVIAHRLSTIQNSDVIIVLDHGRIIERGTHQQLIENKKIYYQLYTGKLELS, encoded by the coding sequence ATGCGAAATAACACTACTTTAGTTCCCCTGTTACGCATTCTTAGTTATATCTGGCGGGATTACAAACTAAATTTGATGTTTGTTATTCTTTTTGTCTTACTAAGTACCGGAGCAAATACGATAGGTTCTTTATTTATTCAAAGTGTTGTAGATGATTATATCACACCACTTTTGACTCAAATGAATCCAAATTACACTGGACTTTTAAAAATTATACTCGTTATGGGATTTATTTATTTGATTGGTGTCATATCTGCGCTTTTATTTAATCGAATAATGGTAACGGTAAGCCAAGGAACACAAATGAATATTCGTAATGATATGTTTGCTAAAATGCAAACTTTACCTGTTCGTTTTTTTGATGAAAATGCTTCTGGCGACATTATGAGTCATTATACGAATGATATTGATACTTTACGACAGATGATTTCCCAAAGTATCCCTCAGGTTTTTCAAGCTGCAACTCAGATGTTAGGTGTTCTTATTGCGATGTTAACTTTAAATATTCCGCTTACTTTTGTCGTTTTATTTACCGTTATTTTAATTTTTCTTGTGGTTAAAAAAATTGCTGGATTAAGTTCTCGCTATTTTGTTTATCAACAGCGTTCTTTAGGAGAAGTAGATGGGTATATTGAAGAAATGACATTTGGTCAGAAAGTAGTTAAGGTTTTTACTCACGAAGAAGAATCTAAAGAAGGATTTGTTCAAAGAAATGAGCAATTATTTCGAGATACTTCAAAGGCAAACCAATTAGCTAATATTTTATTACCTATCATGATTAACTTAGGAAATTTACAGTATGTTTTAATTGCGTTGGTTGGAGGGATTTTATCGATTGAAGGCTACATTACTTTATCAATTGGTACTTTAATTGCTTTTTTACAACTAAGTAGAAGTTTTAGTGGACCGTTAAACCAAATCTCTCAGCAAGTTAATTTTATTGTTATGGCTTTAGCAGGAGCTGCACGGATTTTTGAATTGATTGATACTCAGCCGGAGGAAGATACTGGAGAGGTCACTTTAGTTAATGTTTATCAGCAGGATAATCAACTAAAAGAAAGTTCTTCTCGTACAGGAAATTGGGCTTGGAAACAGCCCCTGTCAGATGGAAGAAATCTTTATACTAAGGTAAAAGGAAAGATTGATTTTGAAGATGTATCTTTTGGGTACAAAGGAGATCAAATAATTCTTCAAGATATTTCTCTACATGCTCAGCCGGGGCAAAAAATCGCGTTGGTAGGAGCAACCGGAGCTGGAAAGACCACAATTACGAATTTACTTAATCGATTTTATGATATTAACCAAGGGGAAATTTTTTATGACGGTATTGATATCAAAAAAATAAAAAAAGCAGATTTACGGCGTTCATTAGGTATGGTTTTACAAGATACAAATTTGTTTAGTGGTAGTATTAGAGAAAATATTCGTTACGGTAATTTAGAGGCGACTGACAAAGAAGTTATAGAAGCTGCGAAATTAGCCAATGCGGATCACTTTATTGAGGATTTGATGGATGGCTACGATACAGTCATTAGTGGGCAAGAATCGAATTTATCTCAAGGTCAACAACAACTATTATCCATTGCTCGAGCAGCTTTAGCCAATAATCCTGTCCTGGTTTTAGATGAAGCAACCTCAAGTATTGATACATTGACAGAAAAACTTGTGCAAAATGGAATGGATTCGTTAATGCAAGGAAGGACAGTTTTTGTTATTGCCCATCGCTTATCAACAATTCAAAATTCTGATGTTATTATTGTCTTAGACCATGGTCGTATTATCGAACGCGGAACACATCAACAATTAATTGAAAATAAAAAAATCTATTATCAGTTATATACTGGAAAATTAGAATTATCCTAA
- a CDS encoding 2-keto-4-pentenoate hydratase — MTNASNLYQAYKENTPLNLGELEFSSKDAAYQVQDEVLNLKAQDGEKLAGYKISLTSQETQDLFASDSPLYGGMTDVTIKDNISLKEYNQPLLELELVFLVDEPVFGSDSPEKVFEKCRVAPGIEVPDGRYKDWFPKASLYEVIADGAVNGAIVIGNPQKLAYSDVAAIKATLTLNDKFVKEGPSTEVLGHPAKAVLWLAKELEKHGKKLKAGQFVSSGTFVLPEPLQQGHYQAEFENVGSVHLKVTD, encoded by the coding sequence ATGACAAATGCTAGTAACCTTTATCAAGCTTATAAGGAAAATACACCTTTAAATTTAGGTGAACTAGAATTTTCTTCAAAAGATGCGGCATATCAAGTACAAGATGAGGTTCTAAATTTAAAGGCACAAGATGGAGAAAAACTTGCAGGTTATAAAATTAGCTTGACAAGTCAAGAAACACAAGACCTTTTTGCTAGTGACTCTCCTTTATATGGAGGTATGACGGATGTCACTATTAAAGATAATATCTCTTTAAAAGAATATAACCAGCCTCTATTGGAACTGGAATTAGTCTTTTTAGTAGATGAACCGGTATTTGGCAGTGATTCACCTGAGAAAGTATTTGAAAAATGCCGCGTAGCTCCGGGAATTGAGGTTCCTGATGGTCGTTATAAAGATTGGTTTCCTAAAGCATCTTTATATGAAGTTATAGCTGACGGCGCAGTGAACGGGGCAATTGTTATAGGTAATCCGCAAAAATTAGCTTACTCAGATGTTGCCGCTATTAAAGCAACATTGACTTTAAACGATAAATTTGTAAAAGAAGGGCCTTCAACGGAAGTGTTAGGACATCCAGCTAAAGCTGTTTTATGGTTGGCTAAAGAGTTAGAAAAACATGGAAAGAAATTAAAAGCAGGACAGTTTGTTTCTTCAGGTACTTTTGTTTTACCAGAACCGCTACAACAGGGACACTATCAAGCTGAATTTGAAAATGTAGGTAGTGTTCATTTAAAAGTAACGGATTAA
- a CDS encoding branched-chain amino acid aminotransferase — MAKQRVEDLDWNNLGFHYRDLPYRFKAEFKDGKWQEGELITDATMHLSEASEVLHYGQEIFEGLKAYRQKDGSINLFRPEMNAKRFENSAQRMAMEPFPADKFVEAVKEVVRANEEFVPPYGTGGSLYLRPFMIGTEPIVGVAPSSEFQFRIYATPVGAYVQGLTPTPYLISDFDRAAFAGTGQVKTSGNYAGSLYPAMQAKKEGYADCLYLDPREHKYIDEFGGANFYGITKEGQFLTPKSDSILPSITKQSLFEIAKKQGLNPQETTIAVEDLDQFVEAGAMGTAAVISPVGSLTYHGEKYTFNNETEVGPKTQALYDELVGIQLGDRPAPEGWIQKVEV, encoded by the coding sequence ATGGCAAAACAAAGAGTAGAGGATTTGGATTGGAATAATTTAGGCTTTCATTATCGCGACTTGCCTTATCGTTTTAAAGCAGAATTTAAAGATGGTAAGTGGCAAGAAGGTGAATTAATTACAGATGCAACTATGCATCTTTCTGAAGCATCAGAGGTACTTCATTATGGACAAGAAATTTTTGAAGGGTTAAAGGCTTATCGTCAAAAAGACGGGAGTATTAATCTTTTTCGTCCAGAAATGAATGCAAAAAGATTTGAAAATTCGGCCCAAAGAATGGCGATGGAGCCTTTTCCTGCTGATAAATTTGTAGAAGCGGTAAAAGAGGTAGTTCGAGCAAATGAAGAGTTTGTACCTCCATATGGTACAGGTGGATCGCTGTATTTACGTCCATTTATGATTGGGACAGAACCTATTGTTGGTGTAGCTCCCTCTTCAGAATTTCAATTCCGTATTTATGCTACCCCAGTTGGTGCATATGTCCAAGGATTGACACCCACTCCTTATCTTATCAGTGATTTTGACCGTGCAGCTTTTGCAGGTACAGGTCAGGTAAAAACTTCTGGAAATTATGCCGGTAGCTTATATCCTGCGATGCAAGCTAAAAAAGAAGGATATGCGGATTGTTTGTATTTGGATCCAAGAGAACATAAGTATATCGATGAATTTGGCGGTGCTAATTTCTACGGAATTACTAAAGAAGGGCAATTTTTAACCCCTAAATCAGATTCGATTTTGCCATCCATTACAAAGCAATCCTTATTTGAAATTGCTAAAAAACAAGGACTAAATCCTCAAGAGACAACAATTGCAGTAGAAGATCTAGATCAATTTGTTGAAGCTGGCGCAATGGGGACTGCTGCAGTTATTTCACCAGTTGGTTCTTTAACCTACCATGGGGAAAAATATACTTTTAATAATGAAACAGAAGTTGGTCCTAAAACACAAGCACTTTATGATGAACTTGTAGGAATACAATTAGGAGATCGACCAGCGCCAGAAGGTTGGATTCAAAAAGTTGAAGTCTAA
- a CDS encoding DoxX family membrane protein, protein MVIWLRTSKIAMWIVTILRIYLGFRWTISGWTKIVGPFSAQDMLHGAVENPVLDDTGSNAYPWYTEFLDRFVISNIELFDFIVPWGELLVGSGLIFGTLTTAAAFFGLLMNFSYLLAGTVSINPSFILIQFFILVAGFNAGKIGLDSWVVPFLRKKLPFLKRS, encoded by the coding sequence ATGGTAATATGGCTAAGGACTTCAAAAATTGCGATGTGGATTGTAACCATCTTACGTATCTATTTAGGTTTTCGATGGACAATTTCTGGCTGGACAAAAATAGTTGGTCCGTTTAGCGCTCAAGATATGCTTCACGGAGCAGTCGAAAACCCTGTGTTAGATGATACAGGTAGCAACGCTTATCCTTGGTATACAGAATTTTTGGACCGATTTGTAATTTCTAATATTGAATTATTTGATTTTATCGTCCCCTGGGGTGAATTACTAGTCGGTTCAGGGCTAATATTTGGTACATTAACTACTGCTGCAGCCTTTTTTGGCTTACTGATGAATTTCAGTTATTTATTAGCAGGCACTGTTTCTATCAACCCTTCATTTATTCTTATCCAATTTTTTATTTTAGTGGCTGGCTTTAATGCTGGTAAAATCGGACTTGATTCTTGGGTTGTCCCTTTTCTAAGAAAGAAACTTCCTTTTTTAAAAAGGAGTTAG
- a CDS encoding gluconate:H+ symporter → MKLLIVALGVAFLIFLIVKVKLNTFISLMATSFLVGLALNIPLDQLSEVITSGMGDQLGDLAIIFGMGSMIGKLVSDSGGGYRIANTLIDKFGKRQIQIAVIIASFIVGLALFFEVGLVVLLPIIFVIARELGIPLLTLAVPMAATLNVMHGFIPPHPAPTAISGIMNADIGQVILLGLVVAIPTIIVSGPIFNYFLHKFYPKVFRIQEKIPGLGEVKEFELSQTPPFWTSVSTAMMPVILIGVATILGNVLSEGPLQQGVEFIGDPNVAMLLSLLFAMYTMGFKQKRSMKEIGTTVEEAVTQIAMMLFIIGGGGALKEVLVEGGISEYISSLFTGINLSPIFAAWLVSAILRVSLGSSTVAAMTGAGLVAPLIAQTGVHPALMVLSVGAGSIFADHVNDAGFWMIKEYFGLSLKETFLTWTTLTSVLSVTGLICVYGLSLIL, encoded by the coding sequence ATGAAATTATTAATTGTTGCATTAGGCGTAGCCTTTTTGATTTTTTTAATTGTTAAAGTAAAACTAAATACTTTTATTTCTTTAATGGCTACTTCTTTTTTAGTTGGTCTAGCTTTAAATATTCCTTTAGACCAATTATCTGAAGTCATTACTTCTGGTATGGGAGACCAGCTAGGTGATTTAGCTATTATTTTTGGTATGGGATCTATGATTGGTAAACTTGTCTCAGATTCAGGCGGAGGATACCGCATTGCCAATACTTTGATTGATAAATTTGGGAAAAGACAGATTCAAATTGCAGTAATCATTGCTTCCTTTATTGTGGGATTGGCATTATTCTTTGAAGTAGGATTGGTCGTTTTACTTCCTATTATTTTTGTTATTGCAAGAGAATTAGGTATTCCTCTTCTGACTTTAGCAGTGCCAATGGCAGCAACGTTAAATGTGATGCATGGATTTATTCCACCACATCCAGCACCAACGGCCATATCAGGAATTATGAATGCAGATATTGGTCAAGTTATCTTACTTGGCTTAGTTGTGGCAATTCCGACGATTATAGTTTCTGGACCAATTTTTAATTACTTTTTGCATAAATTTTATCCTAAAGTTTTTCGTATCCAAGAAAAAATTCCTGGATTAGGTGAAGTAAAAGAATTTGAGCTAAGTCAAACACCACCTTTCTGGACGAGTGTTAGTACGGCTATGATGCCAGTGATCTTAATTGGTGTTGCGACTATTCTAGGAAACGTTTTATCAGAAGGGCCGTTACAACAAGGTGTGGAATTTATTGGCGATCCAAATGTTGCAATGCTTTTGTCGTTGTTGTTTGCCATGTATACGATGGGCTTTAAACAAAAACGTTCAATGAAAGAAATTGGTACAACTGTAGAAGAAGCAGTTACTCAGATCGCAATGATGCTATTTATTATTGGCGGAGGCGGAGCTCTTAAAGAAGTTCTAGTCGAAGGTGGAATTTCTGAATATATTTCCTCCTTATTTACTGGTATTAATCTTTCACCAATTTTTGCTGCTTGGTTGGTATCAGCTATCCTACGTGTAAGTTTAGGTTCTTCTACTGTAGCTGCTATGACTGGGGCAGGACTAGTAGCACCTTTGATTGCACAAACTGGGGTTCATCCTGCATTAATGGTGCTTTCAGTCGGTGCCGGAAGTATTTTTGCCGACCATGTTAATGACGCTGGTTTTTGGATGATTAAAGAGTACTTCGGCCTTTCATTAAAAGAAACATTTTTAACTTGGACAACGTTGACTTCTGTACTTTCAGTAACAGGTTTAATTTGTGTTTATGGGCTTTCACTAATACTATAA
- a CDS encoding ABC transporter ATP-binding protein — protein MIKKLLSCVGSYRKATLLSMFLVIFESFIEILIPTLMAVLIDRGISQQEIPVVWKIGGLLILLALIGLFIGALSGRYAAIASAGFAKNLRRTVFFNVQKFSFSNIDKFTAPSLITRMTTDVTNLQNAYQMLVRIMIKSPVQFTFAIIMSALINPSMVLIFLGIAPFLAGTLIFIGRKVHPIFERVFRSYDRLNNIVQENLHGIRVVKSYVRQSFEINKFQGISQTVYKRFSKAEKLLAFNQPLMQSAAYICILLISWVGAHLIVNQTMTTGELSSLFVYTFQILISLNMFSMVFVMFLISRASAERIVAVMNEESDLKNNHVALQTVANGDIYFNHVSFYYPTNTQHPVLSDVSFTAYKGETIGIVGGTGSSKTTLVQLIPRLYDVTQGHIEVAGTDVRDYDIKTLRENIGVVLQNNVLFSGTILENVRWGNPQASEQEVRNVCIMAQADEFIQELPAGYQTYIEQGGSNVSGGQRQRLCIARALLKKPKILILDDSTSAVDTKTESQILSTFRTNLPFTTKFIVAQRITSVQEADKILVLDHGQITDIGTHEELLEESSIYQEIYEAQTKGFGEANAK, from the coding sequence ATGATAAAAAAGCTTTTAAGTTGTGTAGGGAGCTATCGAAAAGCTACTTTGTTAAGTATGTTTCTTGTTATTTTTGAATCATTTATAGAAATTCTTATTCCTACTTTAATGGCAGTTCTTATTGATAGAGGTATCTCGCAACAAGAAATACCAGTTGTTTGGAAAATAGGTGGCTTATTAATTTTATTAGCACTTATTGGGCTATTTATAGGGGCTCTATCTGGACGTTATGCGGCTATAGCCTCAGCTGGATTTGCTAAAAATTTGAGAAGGACAGTATTTTTTAATGTGCAAAAGTTTTCTTTTTCAAATATTGATAAATTTACTGCGCCTAGTCTGATTACTCGTATGACGACAGATGTCACGAATTTACAAAATGCTTACCAAATGTTGGTGCGTATTATGATAAAAAGCCCTGTTCAATTTACTTTTGCTATTATTATGTCTGCCTTAATTAATCCAAGTATGGTGCTTATTTTTCTTGGTATAGCACCATTTTTAGCGGGAACATTAATTTTTATTGGACGGAAAGTGCACCCTATTTTTGAACGTGTCTTTCGAAGCTATGATCGTTTAAACAATATTGTACAAGAAAACTTGCATGGAATACGAGTAGTAAAATCTTATGTACGTCAATCCTTTGAGATCAATAAATTTCAAGGGATATCTCAAACAGTTTATAAGCGTTTTTCTAAAGCAGAAAAATTATTAGCGTTTAATCAACCCTTAATGCAGTCGGCGGCTTATATTTGTATTTTACTTATTTCTTGGGTGGGCGCTCATTTAATTGTGAATCAAACAATGACTACAGGAGAACTATCTAGTTTGTTTGTTTATACTTTTCAAATATTGATTAGTTTAAATATGTTTTCTATGGTTTTTGTTATGTTTTTGATCTCTCGGGCTTCTGCTGAGCGAATCGTAGCAGTTATGAATGAAGAAAGTGATTTAAAAAATAATCACGTAGCTTTACAAACAGTTGCTAATGGGGACATTTATTTTAACCATGTAAGTTTTTACTACCCAACAAACACACAACATCCTGTATTAAGCGATGTTTCCTTTACTGCTTATAAAGGAGAAACGATTGGAATCGTTGGGGGTACAGGTAGCTCTAAGACAACACTTGTTCAGTTAATTCCACGTTTGTACGATGTAACGCAAGGCCATATTGAAGTAGCAGGTACAGATGTACGCGATTATGATATAAAGACGCTTAGAGAAAATATAGGGGTTGTTTTACAAAATAATGTATTATTTTCTGGCACAATTTTGGAAAATGTTCGCTGGGGAAACCCTCAGGCATCTGAACAAGAAGTTCGAAATGTTTGTATTATGGCTCAAGCAGATGAATTTATTCAAGAGTTACCAGCAGGATATCAAACGTATATTGAACAAGGTGGATCGAACGTTTCTGGTGGACAAAGACAGCGCTTATGTATAGCTCGTGCATTATTGAAAAAGCCCAAAATTTTGATTTTAGATGATTCGACAAGTGCTGTTGATACAAAGACAGAGTCACAAATCCTTTCTACATTTAGAACCAACTTGCCTTTTACAACAAAATTCATTGTTGCTCAACGAATTACTTCGGTTCAGGAGGCAGATAAGATTCTGGTGTTGGATCACGGCCAGATTACAGACATTGGTACACATGAGGAATTGTTAGAAGAAAGTTCGATTTATCAAGAGATTTATGAAGCACAGACGAAAGGATTTGGTGAGGCAAATGCGAAATAA
- a CDS encoding class II fumarate hydratase → MKMMKNQQRNVRIETDSIGPVEVNADVWWGAQTERSRRNFTTGEKMPLVIIKALLQVKKTAAQANAELGELAENKSLAIIAAIERLNELSDEQLRVHFPLVVYQTGSGTQTNMNVNEVITYLANNKNPLLAISPNDDVNKGQSSNDVFPTAMNIAALQAINKVEEACKYMIQVLEEKKEKYWHTVKVGRTHLQDATPITFGQELSGYQSMVKHDLQFIEEKKPHLRELAIGATAVGTGLNAHPELAELITTKLNTIYQENFTANTNKFYSLAAHSQLNAMHGSLKTLAEDLMKIANDLRFLASGPRAGYGELTIPANEPGSSIMPGKVNPTQTEALTMAVTRVVGNDVTIGFAASQGNFEMNVYKPVLIAAFLESADLLAGTISSFTEKFLQGLKANKDYMKGQLDQSLMLVTALTPHIGYEESAKIAQKAERKGTTLKEAALASGKVSSQEYEAWVDPLAMTKSKQTDG, encoded by the coding sequence ATGAAAATGATGAAAAATCAACAAAGGAATGTAAGGATAGAAACCGACTCTATAGGCCCGGTTGAAGTTAATGCAGATGTATGGTGGGGCGCACAAACCGAGCGTAGTCGCCGTAACTTTACTACTGGTGAAAAAATGCCGCTAGTAATTATTAAAGCGCTTTTACAAGTGAAAAAAACTGCGGCTCAAGCAAATGCTGAGTTAGGTGAATTGGCAGAAAATAAGTCATTAGCTATTATAGCAGCTATTGAAAGATTAAATGAATTGTCCGATGAACAGCTACGTGTTCATTTTCCTCTGGTTGTTTATCAGACGGGGTCAGGGACTCAAACAAATATGAATGTCAACGAAGTAATTACTTACTTAGCTAATAATAAGAATCCTCTACTTGCAATTTCTCCTAATGATGATGTAAATAAAGGCCAAAGTTCTAATGATGTTTTCCCTACTGCAATGAATATTGCAGCATTACAAGCAATCAATAAAGTAGAAGAAGCTTGCAAATATATGATTCAGGTATTAGAAGAAAAAAAGGAAAAGTACTGGCATACTGTAAAAGTAGGTCGCACCCATTTACAAGATGCAACGCCAATTACCTTCGGACAAGAACTATCTGGTTACCAAAGCATGGTGAAACACGACTTGCAATTTATTGAAGAAAAGAAACCGCATTTGCGTGAATTAGCTATTGGAGCAACAGCTGTAGGAACGGGGCTAAATGCTCATCCTGAGTTAGCAGAATTAATCACAACTAAATTAAATACAATCTATCAGGAAAACTTTACAGCAAATACGAATAAATTTTATAGTTTAGCTGCTCATTCACAATTAAATGCGATGCATGGAAGCTTAAAAACATTAGCTGAAGACTTGATGAAAATCGCTAATGATCTACGCTTTTTAGCTTCTGGACCGCGAGCAGGTTATGGTGAATTAACTATTCCAGCAAATGAACCAGGCTCTTCTATCATGCCTGGAAAGGTTAATCCAACTCAAACAGAAGCTTTAACCATGGCTGTTACTCGTGTTGTAGGCAATGATGTGACAATTGGATTTGCTGCTAGCCAAGGAAACTTTGAAATGAACGTTTATAAGCCCGTTTTAATCGCGGCATTTTTAGAGTCTGCTGATTTATTGGCAGGAACTATTTCTTCTTTTACTGAAAAATTTTTACAAGGGTTAAAGGCGAATAAAGACTATATGAAAGGACAACTTGATCAATCCTTAATGCTAGTGACTGCTCTTACACCTCATATTGGCTATGAAGAAAGTGCTAAGATTGCTCAAAAAGCTGAAAGAAAAGGAACTACATTAAAAGAAGCAGCGCTAGCTTCAGGAAAAGTTAGCTCTCAAGAATATGAAGCTTGGGTGGATCCGCTAGCGATGACAAAAAGTAAACAAACGGATGGTTGA
- a CDS encoding L-lactate dehydrogenase yields MGRKIGVIGMGNVGSTVAHDIIAKGLADDLVLIDINEAKVNADALDFADAMANASFHVNLTVNDYTALKDADVVISAIGNIQMLQDNTNNDRFVELPFTSKQAVNVAVKIKESGFNGVLVVITNPCDVITSIYQALTELPKNQVIGTGTLLDSARMKRAVGTVFKIDPRSVGGYNLGEHGNSQFTAWSTVSVLGKAINELAKEQPVDFVELDEIARAGGFTVLHGKKYTNYGIATAAVRLASIIISDARAELPVSNFRQEYNTYLSYPAIVGKSGIVESLQLDLTKEEEQKLAQSAEYIQSKLEETKTYLQIN; encoded by the coding sequence ATGGGCCGAAAAATAGGTGTGATTGGCATGGGTAATGTTGGTTCTACTGTTGCTCATGATATTATCGCCAAAGGTTTAGCTGACGACTTAGTATTAATCGATATAAACGAAGCCAAAGTTAACGCCGACGCTTTGGATTTTGCTGATGCTATGGCTAATGCGTCTTTTCACGTAAATTTAACTGTTAATGACTATACGGCGCTAAAAGATGCGGATGTTGTCATTTCAGCTATAGGAAATATCCAAATGTTGCAAGACAATACCAATAATGACCGCTTTGTTGAATTACCTTTTACTAGTAAACAAGCTGTTAATGTCGCAGTAAAAATTAAGGAGTCAGGCTTTAACGGAGTATTAGTAGTTATCACGAACCCATGTGATGTAATTACTTCAATTTATCAAGCATTAACAGAGTTGCCTAAAAATCAAGTTATTGGTACGGGAACTTTACTTGACTCAGCGCGTATGAAACGAGCGGTTGGAACAGTATTTAAAATTGATCCTCGTTCTGTGGGCGGATATAATTTAGGCGAACATGGGAATTCGCAATTTACCGCTTGGTCCACTGTGAGTGTTCTGGGTAAAGCAATAAATGAACTTGCAAAAGAGCAGCCCGTTGATTTTGTTGAACTAGATGAGATCGCACGTGCAGGAGGATTTACTGTATTGCATGGGAAAAAATATACGAATTATGGGATCGCTACGGCAGCAGTTCGCTTAGCTAGTATAATAATTAGTGATGCTCGAGCAGAATTACCTGTTTCAAACTTTCGTCAGGAATACAATACTTATCTTTCTTATCCTGCAATTGTTGGAAAAAGTGGAATTGTAGAAAGTCTACAACTCGATTTAACTAAAGAAGAGGAACAAAAGCTCGCGCAATCAGCGGAATATATTCAATCAAAACTTGAAGAAACCAAGACATATTTACAAATAAATTGA
- a CDS encoding EF0163 family protein, producing the protein MKKAHILLWIAGIILFVISVLYLLHLSQRDDDFFLEETSEIPTEVSTTANSTEQTTSPQTLLENFGENWLNFSNIEERNQQVKKYMTKEAFESDQLDTDTTEDRTSTGAVKSITQDIEDPQKYIILGEETTQEKTREVILEIRLTDEASPEIEHFESNYKE; encoded by the coding sequence ATGAAAAAAGCTCATATTTTACTATGGATTGCCGGAATCATTCTTTTTGTTATTAGTGTTTTATATCTACTGCATTTAAGCCAACGTGATGATGATTTTTTCTTAGAAGAAACCTCTGAAATTCCAACCGAAGTATCGACAACAGCAAATTCTACTGAGCAGACAACTTCTCCACAGACCCTGTTAGAAAATTTTGGCGAAAATTGGTTAAACTTTTCCAATATTGAAGAAAGAAACCAACAAGTTAAAAAATATATGACAAAAGAAGCCTTCGAAAGTGATCAATTAGATACTGATACAACAGAAGACCGCACAAGTACTGGTGCGGTAAAATCTATCACCCAAGACATCGAAGACCCACAAAAATACATCATACTTGGGGAAGAAACGACACAAGAAAAAACTAGAGAAGTTATATTAGAAATCCGTTTAACGGACGAAGCTTCCCCTGAAATTGAACATTTTGAATCTAATTACAAAGAATAG